Proteins found in one Panicum hallii strain FIL2 chromosome 4, PHallii_v3.1, whole genome shotgun sequence genomic segment:
- the LOC112889845 gene encoding cyclic nucleotide-gated ion channel 1-like: protein MMIGKEDRYVRFQDWRSEQSVSSENIVVPRRNDVSVFDSLKERTARVFAFLGNLLHSETSSRSMVNERKSATGTLHPQGPFLQKWNRIFVISCILAVSVDPLFLYIPVISDEKPCWYLDRKLEKAASVLRFFTDIFYILHIIFQFRTGFLASSPTTFGRGVLIEDRYAITKRYLSTYFFIDVFAILPIPQVIILVVLPILQDSDVMKAKSVLMIIIICQYVPRLIRIRPLYLQITRSAGVITETARAGAAFNLLLYMLASHVLGAIWYLLSIQRQDSCWRHECRNNTTCAADAASLYCGAVHKNETYAFLKTVCSLGNTQIIPDPVFGIYAPAIKNISQSRSFFTKLFYCVWWGLQNLSSLGQNLKTSTYAWENLFAVFVSISGLVLFALLIGNVQTYLQSASLRIEETRMKSRDTDQWMSYRHLPENLKERIRRYEQYRWQETSGVDEEQLLMNLPKDLRRDIKRHLCLSLLMRVPMFENMDEQLLDALCDRLKPILYTEGSCIIREGDPVTEMLFIMRGNLMSMTTNGGRTGFFNSDVLKGGDFCGEELLTWALDPTSTSSLPSSTRTVKTISEVEAFALRAEDLRFVATQFRRLHSKQLQHTFRFYSQHWRTWAACFIQAAWHRYCRKKIEDSLRLKEKRLQFAIVNEGSTSLSFMAALYASRFAGNMIRILRRNATRKARLQERVPARLLQKPAEPNFSAEEQ, encoded by the exons ATGATGATTGGAAAAGAGGACAGATATGTGAG ATTTCAGGACTGGAGATCAGAGCAGTCTGTTAGCTCAGAGAACATAGTTGTTCCACGTAGAAATGATGTTTCAGTTTTCGATTCACTTAAAGAAAGAACTGCCAGAGTTTTTGCATTCCTTGGAAACCTTTTGCACTCAGAAACCTCAAGTAGATCAATGGTGAACGAAAGAAAGTCTGCAACAGGAACTCTTCATCCCCAAGGGCCATTTCTGCAAAAATGGAATAGGATATTTGTGATATCATGTATACTTGCAGTTTCAGTGGACCCATTGTTCTTATATATCCCAGTTATCAGTGATGAAAAACCTTGCTGGTACTTGGATAGAAAGTTGGAAAAGGCAGCAAGTGTCTTGCGTTTTTTCACAGATATTTTCTACATACTCCATATCATATTTCAGTTCCGGACAGGCTTCCTTGCATCATCTCCTACAACTTTTGGTCGGGGTGTCTTAATTGAAGATAGATATGCAATAACCAAGCGATACTTATCAACATATTTTTTTATTGATGTCTTCGCTATTCTACCCATCCCTCAG GTGATTATTTTGGTTGTGTTACCTATTCTTCAAGACTCAGACGTTATGAAAGCCAAAAGTGTCTTGATGATTATAATTATATGCCAATATGTGCCTCGACTAATCCGAATAAGACCACTATATCTACAAATCACAAGATCTGCTGGGGTTATTACAGAGACAGCACGGGCTGGTGCTGCTTTCAATCTTTTACTTTACATGCTTGCCAGTCAT GTCCTTGGAGCAATTTGGTACTTACTTTCTATCCAACGCCAAGATTCCTGCTGGAGACATGAGTGTAGAAACAATACAACATGTGCTGCAGATGCTGCATCTTTATACTGTGGGGCTGTTCATAAGAATGAGACCTATGCTTTTTTAAAGACTGTTTGTTCATTAGGTAACACGCAAATCATTCCAGATCCAGTCTTTGGAATCTATGCACCAGCTATAAAAAATATATCACAATCGAGAAGTTTCTTTACAAAATTGTTCTACTGTGTTTGGTGGGGTCTGCAAAATCTCAG TTCTCTTGGCCAAAACCTGAAAACAAGCACTTATGCATGGGAGAATTTATTTGCAGTTTTTGTCTCAATATCAGGTTTAGTTCTGTTTGCGCTGCTTATTGGTAATGTGCAG ACCTATTTGCAATCAGCTTCTCTGAGAATAGAGGAAACGAGGATGAAAAGCCGCGACACAGATCAGTGGATGTCATATCGACATCTTCCTGAGAACCTCAAAGAAAGAATACGGCGTTATGAACAGTACAGATGGCAAGAAACAAGTGGTGTTGATGAAGAACAACTCCTTATGAACCTCCCCAAAGATCTTAGGAGGGATATAAAACGACATCTTTGTTTATCACTTCTCATGAGG GTTCCAATGTTTGAAAATATGGACGAACAGCTCTTGGATGCCTTGTGTGACCGCCTAAAGCCCATTCTATACACAGAAGGTAGCTGCATCATTCGTGAAGGGGATCCAGTAACCGAAATGCTCTTCATCATGCGAGGAAATCTAATGAGCATGACGACAAATGGTGGAAGAACTGGCTTCTTCAACTCCGATGTTCTGAAAGGTGGAGATTTCTGTGGCGAGGAGCTCCTCACCTGGGCTCTTGACCCCACATCAACATCAAGCCTCCCCAGCTCGACAAGGACGGTGAAAACAATTTCCGAAGTCGAAGCTTTTGCTTTGAGGGCTGAAGACTTGAGGTTTGTGGCCACCCAGTTCAGACGACTCCACAGCAAGCAGCTCCAGCACACTTTCAGGTTCTACTCGCAGCACTGGAGAACCTGGGCTGCCTGTTTCATCCAAGCAGCCTGGCACCGGTACTGCAGGAAGAAGATTGAAGATTCCTTGCGCTTGAAGGAGAAGAGGCTGCAGTTTGCGATTGTGAATGAAGGCTCCACCTCTCTCAGCTTCATGGCAGCACTATATGCTTCGCGTTTCGCTGGAAACATGATACGGATCTTGAGGAGAAACGCCACTCGCAAGGCCCGTCTCCAGGAACGAGTGCCTGCGAGGCTGCTGCAGAAGCCAGCGGAGCCCAACTTCTCCGCGGAAGAGCAGTAG
- the LOC112889844 gene encoding pentatricopeptide repeat-containing protein At3g57430, chloroplastic — protein MAATPLPVASPPPPPHPPTAATIRSLTAAGDHAAALRALSYLAAASPSAPLDRFALPPAAKSAAALRSLPAVRAIHGAAMRRHLLDGPTPAVANALLTAYARCGDLPAALALFAAMPGRDAVTFNSLIAALCLFRRWLPALDALRDMVLEGHPLTSFTLVSVLLACSHIADDPRLGREAHAFALKSGLLDGDERFAFNALLSMYARLGLVDDAQRLFGSVGAADAPGGGLVTWNTMVSLLVQSGRCAEAVDVLYDMVACGVRPDGVTFASALPACSQLELLSLGREMHAYVLKDADLAANSFVASALVDMYASHERVDAARRVFDMVPGGDRQLGLWNAMICGYAQAGKDEDALELFARMEAEAGVVPSETTMAGVLPACARSEAFAGKEAVHGYVVKRDMAENRFVQNALMDMYARLGDMDAARRIFAAIEPRDVVSWNTLITGCVVQGHISDAFQLVREMQQQGRYTDVATEDGIAGADEEPVMPNNITLMTLLPGCAMLAAPARGKEIHGYAVRHALDSDVAVGSALVDMYAKGGCLALSRTVFDRLPRRNVITWNVLIMAYGMHGLGNEAIALFDRMVASDEAKPNEVTFIAALAACSHSGMVDRGLELFRSMKRDHGVDPSPDLHACAVDILGRAGRLDEAYSNISSMEPGEQQVSAWSSFLGACRLHRNVELGEIAAERLFELEPDEASHYVLLCNIYSAAGLWEKSSEVRNRMRQRGVSKEPGCSWIEVDGAIHRFMAGESAHPESALVHAHMDALWERMRGQGYTPDTSCVLHDIEDGEKAAILRYHSEKLAIAFGLLRTPPGAAIRVAKNLRVCNDCHEAAKFISKMVGREIILRDVRRFHHFVDGSCSCGDYW, from the coding sequence ATGGCCGCCACGCCGCTCCCCGTCGCctccccgccgcctccgccgcacccGCCCACCGCTGCCACCATCCGCTCTCTCACCGCCGCGGGcgaccacgccgccgccctccgcgcgcTCTCCTACCTGGCGGCGGCCTCGCCCTCCGCGCCGCTCGACCGCTTCGCGCTCCCGCCCGCCGCCAagtccgccgccgcgctccgctCCCTACCGGCCGTCCGCGCCATCCACGGCGCCGCGAtgcgccgccacctcctcgatGGCCCCACCCCGGCCGTCGCCAACGCGCTCCTCACCGCCTACGCCCGGTGCGGCGACCTCCCCGCCGCGCTCGCGCTCTTCGCCGCGATGCCCGGCCGCGACGCCGTCACCTTCAACTCCCTCATCGCCGCGCTCTGCCTCTTCCGCCGCTGGCTCCCTGCGCTCGACGCGCTCCGCGACATGGTCCTGGAGGGCCACCCGCTCACCTCGTTCACGCTCGTCAGCGTCCTCCTCGCGTGCTCCCACATCGCCGACGACCCGCGCCTCGGCCGCGAGGCGCACGCGTTCGCCCTCAAGAGCGGGCTCCTGGACGGCGACGAACGGTTCGCGTTCAACGCGCTGCTCTCCATGTACGCGCGCCTCGGCCTGGTCGACGACGCGCAGAGGCTCTTCGGCTCCGTCGGCGCCGCCGACGCGCCGGGCGGCGGCCTCGTCACGTGGAACACCATGGTCAGCCTGCTAGTGCAGAGTGGCCGCTGTGCTGAGGCCGTCGACGTGCTCTACGACATGGTCGCGTGCGGCGTGCGCCCCGACGGCGTCACGTTCGCGAGCGCGCTCCCGGCGTGTTCGCAACTGGAGTTGCTCTCCCTCGGCAGGGAGATGCATGCCTACGTCCTCAAGGACGCCGACCTCGCTGCCAACTCGTTCGTCGCCAGCGCGCTCGTGGACATGTACGCGAGCCACGAGCGAGTGGACGCGGCCAGGCGGGTGTTCGACATGGTCCCGGGCGGCGACCGCCAGCTCGGGCTCTGGAACGCCATGATCTGCGGGTACGCGCAGGCCGGCAAGGACGAGGACGCGCTGGAGCTCTTCGCCAGGATGGAGGCCGAGGCCGGCGTCGTACCCAGCGAGACCACCATGGCGGGCGTGCTGCCCGCGTGCGCACGCTCGGAGGCTTTCGCTGGCAAGGAGGCAGTGCACGGGTACGTCGTGAAGCGCGACATGGCAGAGAACCGGTTCGTGCAGAACGCGCTCATGGACATGTACGCGCGCCTCGGCGATATGGACGCCGCGCGGCGGATCTTCGCCGCGATCGAGCCCCGCGACGTTGTCTCTTGGAACACCCTCATCACCGGCTGCGTCGTGCAGGGCCACATCAGCGACGCGTTCCAGCTGGTCCGGGAGATGCAGCAGCAAGGGAGATACACTGATGTGGCAACGGAAGACGGCATCGCCGGAGCAGACGAAGAGCCGGTGATGCCCAACAACATCACACTCATGACCCTGCTCCCTGGCTGCGCGATGCTCGCGGCGCCAGCAAGGGGGAAGGAGATCCACGGCTACGCGGTGCGTCACGCCTTGGACTCGGACGTCGCCGTCGGGAGCGCGCTGGTGGACATGTACGCAAAGGGCGGCTGCCTGGCGCTGTCGAGGACCGTGTTCGACCGGCTGCCGAGGAGGAACGTCATCACATGGAACGTTCTCATCATGGCCTACGGCATGCACGGGCTCGGCAACGAGGCCATCGCGCTGTTCGACCGGATGGTGGCGAGCGACGAGGCCAAGCCGAACGAGGTCACCTTCATCGCCGCACTTGCAGCCTGCAGCCACTCCGGCATGGTGGACCGCGGCCTGGAGCTGTTCCGCAGCATGAAGAGGGACCACGGTGTCGACCCATCGCCGGACCTTCATGCCTGCGCCGTTGACATTCTCGGTCGGGCTGGCAGGCTCGACGAGGCCTACAGCAATATCAGCTCAATGGAGCCAGGAGAGCAGCAGGTGTCCGCGTGGAGCAGCTTCCTCGGAGCGTGCCGGCTGCACCGGAACGTCGAGCTCGGCGAGATCGCCGCCGAGCGGCTGTTCGAGCTCGAGCCCGACGAGGCGAGCCACTACGTGCTCCTGTGCAACATCTACTCCGCGGCCGGCCTATGGGAGAAGTCATCGGAGGTGAGGAACCGGATGCGGCAGAGGGGCGTCAGCAAGGAACCCGGGTGCAGCTGGATCGAGGTCGACGGCGCGATCCACAGGTTCATGGCGGGCGAGTCCGCGCACCCCGAGAGCGCGCTGGTGCACGCGCACATGGACGCGCTCTGGGAGCGGATGCGGGGGCAAGGGTACACGCCGGACACCTCGTGCGTGCTCCACGACATCGAGGACGGCGAGAAGGCGGCGATCCTCCGGTACCACAGCGAGAAGCTCGCCATCGCCTTCGGGCTGCTGCGGACACCGCCGGGCGCCGCCATCAGGGTGGCCAAGAACCTGAGGGTGTGCAACGACTGCCACGAGGCGGCCAAGTTCATCTCCAAGATGGTCGGGAGGGAGATCATTCTAAGAGACGTGAGGAGGTTCCACCATTTCGTGGACGGCTCCTGCTCCTGCGGAGATTACTGGTAG